A single Anatilimnocola floriformis DNA region contains:
- a CDS encoding PIN domain-containing protein, translating into MNGVDTNILIYSVDVNEPIKQLKAQQLLQQLARGPVPTLLPWQVIAEFLQQLRKWKSAGKIDHAKFVQHIQTYRLLFPLVFPRADIIDRSLALSEKYSLSHWDSMILAACQSAGITTLYTEDMGAPRTIDGISLVNPF; encoded by the coding sequence ATGAACGGCGTTGATACGAATATCCTGATTTATTCGGTAGACGTGAACGAGCCGATCAAACAGCTGAAAGCCCAACAGCTACTTCAGCAGTTGGCTCGAGGCCCAGTCCCCACTTTGCTGCCATGGCAAGTCATTGCCGAATTCTTGCAGCAACTTCGGAAGTGGAAATCGGCGGGCAAAATCGATCACGCCAAATTTGTACAGCACATCCAAACGTATCGATTGCTTTTTCCTTTGGTATTTCCCAGAGCGGACATAATCGATCGCTCGTTGGCCCTCTCCGAAAAATATAGCTTGTCACACTGGGACAGCATGATTCTGGCTGCTTGCCAATCCGCCGGCATCACCACGTTGTACACAGAGGACATGGGAGCGCCGCGTACGATTGATGGCATTAGCCTAGTCAATCCGTTTTGA